Proteins from a genomic interval of Helicoverpa zea isolate HzStark_Cry1AcR chromosome 31, ilHelZeax1.1, whole genome shotgun sequence:
- the LOC124645214 gene encoding uncharacterized protein LOC124645214 gives MIDYYSKNIRALSSLNDPESRWDILLVFIMASKLDGATSRKWEEHRNTITTAPTIEEFYTFLRNRADVLETVQYTTNTNKSDKQYYSKDIKQTKSLVSSDINDNKKCVVCSQDHLLYKCEKFKNMSVDARFNEVSKHKLCHNCLRPGHFSTHCKHNSCKFCNKKHNLLLHRSQSNTDKANSSVDKTSVVSPPQEASSSQATSTIALFNPVSHSVATPGQILLCTAQVNIIDSQSSENYTVKALLDNGN, from the exons ATGATAGATTATTACTCTAAAAATATTAGAGCCCTGTCTTCTTTAAATGATCCTGAATCCCGCTGGGATATTTTACTTGTATTCATCATGGCATCAAAACTAGATGGCGCCACAAGTCGCAAGTGGGAGGAACATAGGAATACTATTACCACTGCTCCGACAATTGAGGAATTCTATACCTTTTTAAGAAACCGTGCTGACGTTTTAGAAACCGTGCAGTACACTACTAATACTAATAAATctgataaacaatattattctaAAGATATTAAACAAACCAAGTCACTTGTTTCTTCTGacataaatgataataaaaaatgtgttgtaTGTTCACAAGATCATTTACtatataaatgtgaaaagtTTAAGAATATGTCTGTAGATGCTAGATTTAATGAAGTTTCCAAGCATAAGCTTTGTCACAATTGTCTGCGTCCTGGTCATTTCTCCACTCACTGCAAACATAACTCTTGCAAATTCTGCAATAAAAAGCACAATTTATTGCTACATAGATCACAGTCTAACACTGACAAGGCAAATTCATCTGTTGACAAGACTTCAGTAGTATCACCTCCTCAAGAAGCAAGTTCTTCCCAGGCAACTTCAACTATTGCTTTGTTCAATCCTGTGTCACACTCTGTGGCAACACCTGGGCAGATCCTGCTATGCACTGCTCAAGTGAATATAATTGACAGTCAATCTTCTGAGAATTATACGGTTAAAGCTCTCTTAGACAATGGAA ACTAA